A region of Mesorhizobium sp. M3A.F.Ca.ET.080.04.2.1 DNA encodes the following proteins:
- a CDS encoding energy transducer TonB, whose amino-acid sequence MPTARPSASQGSGSASRTADARGTADGKEVKASIASKGKASTATGDAAKSRYSGEVANKLARANRRVSKAAQTKARNNATVSFVVLANGSVTELQLAKSSGSPELDQFALNLVRQQAPFPPIPPEIGISSWRFRAPIGPYGTADQ is encoded by the coding sequence ATCCCAACGGCAAGGCCGAGCGCATCACAAGGATCCGGCTCCGCAAGCAGGACAGCCGACGCGCGCGGCACTGCGGACGGCAAAGAAGTCAAAGCGTCGATCGCCAGCAAAGGCAAGGCAAGCACTGCGACTGGCGACGCGGCCAAGTCGCGATACAGCGGCGAGGTCGCGAACAAGCTTGCTCGGGCAAATCGTCGGGTTTCGAAAGCGGCGCAAACCAAGGCCCGGAACAACGCCACCGTGAGTTTCGTGGTTCTCGCCAACGGCAGCGTCACGGAGTTGCAACTCGCCAAGAGCTCGGGCTCGCCCGAACTCGATCAATTCGCCTTGAACCTGGTGCGTCAGCAGGCCCCCTTTCCGCCCATCCCGCCGGAGATTGGGATTTCAAGCTGGCGCTTCAGAGCCCCAATAGGCCCGTACGGAACGGCCGATCAGTAA
- a CDS encoding iron ABC transporter permease, with protein sequence MADQSIAGAAGRVAMAADGDGSARARTVILLLTLALALSMLLSLISGASDASGLGVVLYWLTGTVPADPALAARDQLIVYDIRLPRILLGVLIGAALAVSGAVMQGLFRNPLADPGLIGVSAGSSLGAVAIIVLGTTWFAPVTMALGTLALPLAAFLGGMTVTLLLYAVATRQGRTSVATMLLAGLAIAALAMALTGVMIFMADDRQLRDLTFWQLGSLAGATWPKIGTVGPAIVLALATMPFLSRGLNALALGEATAGHLGIPVQRLKYTAIVAVSAAVGASVAVSGGIGFIGIVVPHLLRLAIGPDNRYLLPASALLGASLLLLADAVARTIVAPAELPIGIVTAVAGAPFFLWILLRKRGIVDL encoded by the coding sequence ATGGCGGACCAGTCGATCGCGGGCGCGGCGGGCAGGGTGGCGATGGCAGCCGATGGCGACGGCTCCGCGCGGGCCAGGACGGTCATCCTGCTTTTGACGCTTGCCCTTGCACTGTCCATGCTCCTGTCGTTGATATCGGGCGCTTCCGACGCGTCCGGCTTGGGTGTTGTCCTTTATTGGCTCACCGGGACCGTGCCCGCCGATCCGGCACTCGCGGCTCGTGATCAGCTGATCGTCTACGACATCCGCTTGCCGCGCATCCTCCTCGGCGTGCTGATCGGCGCCGCGCTCGCCGTCTCCGGGGCTGTGATGCAGGGATTGTTCCGCAACCCGCTTGCCGATCCCGGCCTGATCGGCGTCTCGGCCGGGTCCAGCCTCGGCGCGGTGGCGATCATCGTGCTCGGCACGACATGGTTCGCGCCCGTCACCATGGCCCTCGGCACGCTCGCCTTACCGCTGGCCGCGTTCCTCGGCGGGATGACTGTCACCTTGCTGCTTTATGCCGTCGCCACGCGTCAGGGCAGGACATCGGTTGCCACGATGCTGCTTGCCGGGCTGGCGATTGCAGCCCTCGCCATGGCGCTCACCGGCGTCATGATTTTCATGGCTGATGACCGGCAGTTGCGCGACCTGACGTTCTGGCAGCTCGGCTCGCTCGCCGGGGCGACATGGCCGAAGATCGGCACCGTCGGGCCGGCGATAGTGCTCGCGTTGGCGACGATGCCGTTCCTGTCGCGCGGTCTCAACGCGCTGGCGCTCGGCGAGGCGACCGCAGGCCATCTCGGCATTCCGGTGCAGCGGCTGAAATACACGGCAATCGTCGCCGTTTCGGCGGCGGTCGGCGCTTCGGTTGCGGTGAGCGGCGGTATCGGCTTCATCGGCATCGTCGTGCCGCATCTGTTGCGCCTCGCGATCGGTCCGGACAACCGCTACCTGCTGCCGGCTTCGGCCTTGCTCGGCGCCTCGCTGCTTCTGCTCGCCGATGCGGTCGCCCGCACCATTGTCGCACCGGCCGAACTGCCGATCGGCATCGTCACGGCCGTCGCCGGCGCGCCGTTCTTCCTATGGATCCTGCTGCGCAAGCGCGGCATCGTCGATCTGTGA
- a CDS encoding heme ABC transporter ATP-binding protein: protein MMEARGISVALGGKRIVSHVDFDARPGEVTAIVGPNGSGKTTLLKALTGELAYTGTVTLNGYSVSAMTPAEAATLRAVLPQSTTLSFPFTVREIVRLGLIGGCPGVLPGEHARLPERALARVDLDGFAGRFYQELSGGEQQRVQLARVLCQVWAPVLAGRPRYLFLDEPVSSLDVKHQLIIMNIARDFARRGGGVVAILHDLNLTAMYADRMFVLHRGQLAAAGSPKDVLNDALIEKVFDCRLKVGALPEASVPFVLPQSAA from the coding sequence ATGATGGAAGCACGCGGCATTTCGGTGGCACTTGGCGGCAAGCGCATCGTGTCTCATGTCGATTTCGACGCGCGGCCGGGCGAGGTGACGGCAATCGTCGGGCCGAACGGATCTGGCAAGACGACCCTGCTCAAGGCGCTGACAGGCGAGCTTGCCTATACCGGCACGGTCACGCTCAATGGCTATAGCGTGTCCGCAATGACGCCGGCGGAGGCAGCGACGCTTCGCGCCGTGCTGCCGCAATCCACGACGCTATCTTTCCCGTTCACCGTGCGCGAGATCGTTCGCCTCGGCCTGATCGGCGGGTGCCCGGGCGTGCTGCCAGGCGAGCATGCGCGCCTGCCGGAACGGGCGCTGGCGCGCGTCGATCTCGACGGCTTTGCCGGGCGCTTCTACCAGGAGCTTTCCGGCGGAGAGCAGCAACGGGTGCAGCTTGCCCGCGTGCTCTGCCAGGTGTGGGCGCCGGTGCTGGCGGGCAGGCCACGCTATCTGTTCCTCGACGAGCCAGTCTCCAGCCTCGACGTCAAGCACCAGCTCATCATCATGAACATCGCCCGCGATTTCGCCCGGCGGGGCGGCGGCGTAGTGGCCATCCTGCACGACCTCAACCTGACCGCCATGTATGCCGACCGCATGTTCGTGCTGCATCGCGGCCAACTGGCAGCCGCCGGTTCGCCCAAGGACGTGCTCAACGACGCCCTGATCGAGAAGGTGTTCGACTGCCGATTGAAGGTCGGCGCGCTGCCCGAGGCAAGCGTGCCTTTCGTGCTGCCACAATCAGCCGCGTAG
- a CDS encoding antibiotic biosynthesis monooxygenase has protein sequence MYIAMNRFKVQNGSEEAFEDVWKSRDSSLSEMKGFKEFHLLRGPVNETEGYTLFASHTVWASQEDFVAWTKSENFRAAHRNAGTTKVHYLGHPQFEGFSVVEGA, from the coding sequence ATGTACATCGCCATGAACCGCTTCAAGGTCCAGAACGGCTCGGAGGAAGCCTTCGAGGATGTCTGGAAAAGCCGGGACTCCAGCCTCTCCGAAATGAAAGGCTTCAAGGAGTTCCACCTGCTGCGCGGCCCGGTCAACGAGACCGAAGGCTATACGTTGTTCGCCTCGCACACCGTCTGGGCGAGCCAGGAAGATTTCGTCGCCTGGACCAAGTCGGAGAACTTCCGCGCCGCCCATCGCAACGCCGGCACCACCAAGGTGCACTATCTCGGCCATCCCCAGTTCGAGGGCTTTTCGGTCGTCGAAGGCGCCTGA
- the hemP gene encoding hemin uptake protein HemP, producing the protein MNTHNPHDFRYRARRSDDARARFERVPMAVRTLSSNTLFQGEHEIGIEHHGALYRLKITRQGKLILNN; encoded by the coding sequence ATGAACACGCACAATCCGCATGACTTCCGCTATCGCGCGCGCCGTTCCGACGACGCGCGGGCGCGCTTCGAGCGCGTACCGATGGCGGTGCGCACCCTCTCCAGCAACACGCTGTTTCAGGGCGAACATGAGATCGGCATCGAGCATCACGGCGCGCTCTACCGATTGAAGATCACCCGCCAGGGCAAGCTGATCCTCAACAACTAG
- a CDS encoding hemin ABC transporter substrate-binding protein, with protein sequence MRVASRSRLTLAPVLSVLLAFAALPARANDGTTVFSDPSRIASIGGSVTEIVYALGEEGHLIARDSTSYYPKAALKLPDVGYMRALSPEGVLSVNPSGILALHGSGPKEAVDVLKKSSVPFIEVPEHYSHDGILEKIRIVGRALGADAKAEKLAADMDAKLKAAEKQTASIKERKRILFVLSTQGGKILAAGSDTAGAGIIKLAGAINAVEGFSGYKQMSDEAIVTARPDVILAMKNAGRPISEDELFANPSIASTPAGAGRKVISMDGGYLLGFGPRTAEAIHDLAVALYGDQVTD encoded by the coding sequence ATGCGCGTTGCTTCTCGTTCCCGCCTGACACTGGCGCCCGTACTCAGCGTGCTTCTGGCTTTCGCGGCTTTGCCGGCCAGAGCCAACGACGGTACAACAGTGTTCTCCGATCCCTCGCGGATCGCATCGATCGGCGGCTCGGTCACTGAGATCGTCTATGCGCTCGGCGAGGAGGGCCATCTCATCGCCCGCGATTCGACCAGCTATTACCCCAAGGCCGCGCTGAAACTGCCCGATGTCGGCTATATGCGTGCGCTGTCGCCGGAGGGCGTTCTGTCGGTCAATCCGAGCGGCATCCTGGCGCTCCATGGCAGCGGGCCGAAGGAAGCGGTCGACGTGCTGAAGAAATCGAGCGTGCCCTTCATCGAAGTGCCCGAGCACTACAGCCATGACGGCATTCTCGAAAAGATCCGCATTGTCGGCAGGGCGCTCGGCGCCGACGCCAAGGCCGAGAAACTGGCGGCCGACATGGACGCGAAGCTGAAGGCCGCCGAGAAGCAGACGGCTTCAATCAAGGAGCGCAAGCGCATCCTGTTCGTGCTGTCGACTCAGGGCGGCAAGATACTGGCCGCGGGCAGCGACACGGCGGGCGCCGGCATTATCAAGCTTGCCGGCGCGATCAACGCCGTCGAGGGGTTCTCCGGCTACAAGCAGATGTCGGACGAGGCCATCGTTACCGCCCGGCCGGACGTGATCCTGGCCATGAAGAACGCCGGACGGCCGATTTCGGAAGACGAGCTGTTCGCCAACCCCTCGATCGCTTCGACACCGGCGGGTGCTGGCCGCAAGGTGATCAGCATGGATGGCGGCTATCTCCTGGGTTTCGGGCCGCGCACGGCCGAAGCCATTCATGACCTTGCGGTCGCGCTCTACGGCGATCAGGTCACGGATTGA
- a CDS encoding TonB-dependent hemoglobin/transferrin/lactoferrin family receptor, with translation MGLGNWGRTGQANAGAGYRSSAKTTAILMAGAAAVALIMPAAKAQQAAQPATDQPAAETKNADQQAADDTTLLDKILVISRTGETAIQSLASASHVDQEQLERRMATTPNEMLLGVPGVTVQADARRVSSSINIRGLQDFGRVAVIVDGARQDFQRSDHGTQSTFYIDPELVKSVDVIRGPVANTYGSGAIGGVVFFDTKDAEDFLKPDETWAASVTGRYESNGNGWTTSASGAYRFNENWDVLGNIVYRNYDDYKDGGGDTVAGTGFDVLSGLLKTTIRPSENSELKLGWVGSSDGWTETSGGVPANDVDLKSNTFTARYNITDDARSWLDLHINASYNKTDLDLTTLIPQNRFDPITGLPVVLPAGSLSTFDVGTTGIDIWNTSRFDTAGIAHELTYGGDWVGDDVETGGTAGGDSFYTPSGKRNVSGAYVQDKLTWDWLEVITGLRYDSYSLKDSDSETSGDRLSPRITVGVSPFESPSLAGLQFYGTYAEGYRSPSLTETLISGNHPAGVTFPFLPNPNLRPETGKTIEFGVNYKQDDILEASDALRLKAAYFRNNVDDYIDGVVLSAFDPTSGCPFGPGIPICFQYQNFAKAKIDGFELESVYDAGWGYAGLSASIIDGYTISYEGERADLATIPSSQVTGQLGLRFLEDKLTVGGEVQYNGKPKGNPVAKDYTLVNAFASYQATDNLKLDFRADNLFDVKYTNPLNGSTTAVLYEPGVTLKLAATMRFGG, from the coding sequence ATGGGGCTGGGGAATTGGGGACGGACGGGCCAGGCGAACGCAGGCGCAGGCTACCGATCGAGTGCAAAGACAACCGCCATATTGATGGCCGGAGCAGCGGCAGTCGCGCTCATCATGCCGGCTGCGAAAGCGCAACAAGCGGCGCAGCCGGCGACCGACCAGCCGGCCGCTGAAACGAAGAATGCCGACCAGCAGGCCGCCGACGACACGACGCTGCTCGACAAGATCCTGGTCATCAGCCGCACCGGCGAAACCGCGATCCAGTCGCTGGCTTCGGCCAGCCACGTCGACCAGGAGCAGCTCGAGCGCCGCATGGCGACCACGCCGAACGAGATGCTGCTCGGTGTGCCCGGCGTCACCGTGCAGGCCGACGCGCGGCGCGTCAGCTCCAGCATCAACATCCGCGGCCTGCAGGATTTCGGCCGCGTCGCGGTGATCGTCGACGGTGCGAGGCAGGATTTTCAGCGCTCAGACCACGGCACCCAATCGACCTTCTATATCGATCCCGAACTCGTCAAATCGGTCGACGTGATCCGCGGTCCCGTCGCCAACACCTACGGCTCCGGCGCCATCGGCGGCGTCGTCTTCTTCGACACCAAGGACGCCGAGGATTTCCTGAAGCCGGATGAGACCTGGGCCGCCTCCGTCACCGGGCGCTACGAGAGCAACGGCAACGGCTGGACCACCAGTGCCAGCGGCGCCTACCGCTTCAACGAAAACTGGGATGTTCTCGGCAACATCGTCTACCGCAACTACGACGACTACAAGGACGGCGGCGGCGACACTGTCGCCGGCACCGGCTTCGATGTGCTGAGCGGGCTTCTCAAGACCACCATCCGCCCAAGCGAGAACAGCGAGCTGAAGCTCGGCTGGGTCGGCTCCAGCGATGGCTGGACGGAGACCAGCGGCGGCGTTCCGGCGAACGATGTCGACCTGAAATCCAACACATTCACGGCCCGCTACAACATCACCGACGATGCCAGGAGCTGGCTCGATCTCCACATCAACGCCTCTTACAACAAGACCGACCTCGACCTGACGACGCTGATCCCGCAGAACCGGTTCGACCCAATTACCGGCCTTCCCGTGGTGCTGCCGGCCGGCTCGTTGTCGACATTCGATGTCGGCACGACTGGCATCGACATCTGGAACACGTCGCGCTTCGACACCGCCGGCATCGCGCATGAGCTGACCTACGGCGGCGACTGGGTCGGCGACGATGTCGAGACAGGCGGCACGGCCGGCGGCGACAGCTTCTACACGCCATCGGGCAAGCGCAACGTCTCCGGCGCCTACGTCCAGGACAAGCTGACCTGGGACTGGCTCGAGGTCATCACCGGCCTGCGTTACGACAGCTACAGCCTGAAAGATTCCGACAGCGAGACATCCGGCGACCGGCTGTCGCCGCGCATCACCGTCGGCGTCTCCCCTTTCGAAAGCCCCAGCCTGGCCGGCCTGCAGTTCTACGGCACCTACGCGGAAGGCTATCGCTCGCCCTCGCTCACGGAGACGCTCATCAGCGGCAATCATCCGGCCGGTGTCACCTTCCCGTTCCTTCCCAATCCCAATTTGCGGCCCGAGACCGGCAAGACCATCGAATTCGGCGTCAATTACAAGCAGGATGATATCCTTGAGGCCAGCGATGCGCTGAGGCTGAAGGCCGCCTACTTCCGCAACAATGTCGACGACTACATCGATGGGGTCGTGCTGTCGGCGTTCGATCCGACCAGCGGCTGCCCATTCGGACCCGGCATTCCGATCTGCTTCCAGTATCAGAACTTTGCCAAGGCCAAGATCGACGGTTTCGAACTGGAAAGCGTCTACGACGCCGGCTGGGGCTATGCCGGCCTCTCCGCCTCGATCATCGACGGCTACACGATTTCGTATGAAGGCGAGCGGGCCGACCTCGCCACGATTCCGTCTTCGCAGGTCACTGGCCAGCTTGGCCTTCGCTTCCTGGAAGACAAGCTGACCGTCGGCGGCGAAGTGCAGTACAATGGCAAGCCCAAGGGCAATCCGGTCGCCAAGGACTACACGCTGGTCAATGCCTTCGCCAGCTACCAGGCGACGGACAATCTCAAGCTCGACTTCCGCGCCGACAATCTGTTCGACGTCAAATACACCAACCCGCTCAACGGAAGCACGACTGCCGTCCTTTACGAACCCGGCGTCACGCTGAAGCTGGCGGCAACCATGCGTTTTGGAGGCTGA
- a CDS encoding hemin-degrading factor, which yields MDQRVTLSPDEIRRAREDNPKMRERDLAAQLGISEAELVAAHCGHGAVRIEPRVSDLLTGLDAVGEVMALTRNEGAVHEKIGVYDKVVTGNHNAMVLGENIDLRIFPKVWAHGFAVDKRDSGEIRRSLQFFDASGEAVHKVHLRPASNLYAYQKLVASLESSNQEPTIAIAESAAEGEGEAQGPLASIDDLRDRWSRLTDVHQFFGMLKTLKLSRREAVRMVGQDYAWLLDNDAVSAMFHHAAEGEMPIMCFVGNRGCIQIHSGPVRSVKPMGPWINVLDDSFHLHLRTDHIHEVWAVRKPTNDGHVTSLEAYDANGGMIIQFFGKRHEGEGEREDWRFLAENLPRVPSPTAA from the coding sequence ATGGATCAGCGCGTGACACTCTCGCCGGACGAGATCCGGCGGGCGCGGGAAGACAATCCGAAGATGCGCGAGCGCGATCTTGCAGCCCAACTCGGCATTTCGGAAGCCGAACTGGTCGCGGCTCATTGCGGGCATGGCGCGGTGCGCATCGAGCCGCGTGTCAGCGATCTGCTGACCGGCCTTGACGCAGTGGGCGAGGTGATGGCGCTGACCCGCAACGAAGGCGCCGTCCACGAAAAGATCGGGGTCTACGACAAGGTCGTCACCGGCAACCACAATGCCATGGTGCTCGGCGAGAACATCGACCTGCGCATCTTCCCGAAAGTGTGGGCGCATGGCTTCGCCGTCGACAAGCGGGACAGTGGTGAGATCCGCCGCAGCCTGCAGTTCTTCGACGCATCTGGCGAGGCGGTGCACAAGGTGCATCTGCGCCCCGCGTCCAATCTCTATGCCTATCAAAAATTGGTGGCGAGCCTGGAATCATCGAACCAGGAACCGACGATCGCGATTGCCGAAAGCGCTGCGGAAGGCGAGGGGGAGGCCCAAGGCCCGCTGGCCAGCATCGATGATCTGCGCGATCGCTGGAGCCGGCTGACGGACGTGCATCAGTTCTTCGGCATGCTGAAGACCCTCAAACTCAGCCGCCGCGAGGCGGTGCGTATGGTCGGCCAGGACTATGCATGGCTGCTCGACAATGACGCCGTCAGCGCCATGTTCCACCACGCAGCGGAAGGCGAGATGCCGATCATGTGCTTCGTTGGCAACCGCGGCTGCATCCAGATCCATTCCGGCCCGGTCAGGTCGGTCAAGCCGATGGGGCCATGGATCAATGTGCTCGACGACAGCTTCCACCTGCATCTCAGGACCGATCACATCCATGAAGTCTGGGCGGTGCGCAAGCCGACCAACGACGGTCATGTCACCTCGCTCGAGGCATATGACGCCAATGGCGGCATGATCATCCAGTTCTTCGGCAAGCGGCACGAAGGCGAGGGCGAGCGGGAGGACTGGCGCTTCCTCGCCGAAAACCTGCCGCGCGTTCCCAGCCCGACCGCGGCATGA
- the putA gene encoding bifunctional proline dehydrogenase/L-glutamate gamma-semialdehyde dehydrogenase PutA produces the protein MPLDAIRQQIRSNYLPDEDEAVKRLSEAAELSAADRKAISARAADLVRAVRGSTDPRLMEVFLSAYGLSTKEGVALMCLAEALLRVPDAETMDDLIADKIAPHDWSSHSGSSSSIFVNASTWALMLTGRVLDEGEGGIEGTLRAMVRRLGEPVIRKAVAAAMREMGEQFVLGRTIAEAVKRGRSMTQKGYLYSFDMLGEAARTEADALRYHKAYADAISSLDAGSNGPDIRYNHGISVKLSALHPRYEVAQKEKMLPVMAERLLSLALAARHSRMGLNIDAEEADRLDLSLDVIERVLAEPELAGWDGFGVVVQAYGPRAAFVIDWLHALAKKHDRKIMVRLVKGAYWDTEIKRAQTLGLAGYPVFTRKANTDVSYLACARKLLSMTDRIYPQFATHNAHTVAAILSMAKDRDSFEFQRLHGMGEALHETVRQAERTRCRIYAPVGAHSDLLAYLVRRLLENGANSSFVHQLTDEEVEPEEIARDPLETVESQGAAANPAIARPAAIFGGGRRNSKGYDITDIVTLAAIEKARAEFAGPDRWHAKPVTRAAGYGEQRKIINPAKPDEIVGTVHEAAAKQVTTAVRIAVEAQPAWAKRPVAERAAILNRAADLYEANAAEFFALATREAGKSLADGVAEVREAVDFLRYYAAEAAGAEAGTEARGAIVCISPWNFPLAIFTGQIAAALVTGNSVIAKPAEQTPLIAFRAVEMLRQAGVPEDVIQLLPGDGPTVGAPLTADPRIAGVCFTGSTEVAKLIEKQLADTAAHDAMLIAETGGLNAMIVDSTALPEQAVRDILASSFQSAGQRCSALRILYVQKDVEKKMLEMLKGAMEALNVGDPWLISTDVGPVIDEEAQGSIRDYCIKKGLEGRLVAKLEAPKSGRFVAPHVLRVKGIEEMEREVFGPVLHVATFDADEIDAVIAAINRKGYGLTFGLHTRIEGRVQHFVDGIHAGNIYVNRNQIGAVVGSQPFGGEGLSGTGPKAGGPHYLRRFRKGPEAGTELGEGHKVTATELADNLPDPTLGGWSARPDRVAILRKHLRGKGAAAIAAAASLDFGQVDLPGPTGEANTLSLSPRGRVLCLGPDADTLLAQTIQALAAGNAVLAVAPGAPAALSALTGKGLPLAAIDGRPDPVEARSLKVDVVAFSGTPETSRVVRKVIAERAGPIVPVVTEVLNPAAYAHERAVCVDTTAAGGNASLLAAA, from the coding sequence ATGCCGCTCGATGCCATCCGCCAGCAGATCCGTTCCAACTACCTTCCCGACGAAGACGAGGCCGTGAAACGGCTCTCCGAGGCGGCAGAACTGTCGGCGGCCGACCGGAAGGCGATCTCGGCCCGGGCCGCCGATCTGGTGCGCGCGGTGCGCGGCTCTACCGATCCGAGGCTGATGGAGGTGTTCCTGTCGGCCTATGGCCTTTCGACCAAGGAAGGCGTGGCGCTGATGTGCCTGGCCGAGGCGCTGCTGCGCGTCCCCGACGCCGAGACGATGGACGATCTTATCGCCGACAAGATCGCGCCGCATGACTGGTCGTCGCATTCCGGCAGCTCGAGCTCGATCTTCGTCAACGCCTCGACCTGGGCATTGATGCTGACCGGCCGCGTGCTCGACGAAGGCGAGGGCGGTATCGAGGGCACGCTGCGCGCCATGGTGCGCAGGCTGGGCGAGCCGGTTATCCGCAAGGCAGTGGCGGCGGCGATGCGCGAGATGGGCGAGCAGTTCGTGCTCGGGCGCACCATCGCCGAGGCGGTCAAGCGCGGCCGGTCGATGACGCAGAAGGGTTATCTCTATTCCTTCGACATGCTGGGCGAGGCGGCCCGCACCGAGGCAGACGCGCTGCGCTATCACAAGGCCTATGCGGATGCGATCTCCTCGCTGGACGCCGGTTCGAACGGGCCCGACATCCGTTACAACCACGGCATTTCGGTCAAGCTCTCCGCGCTGCATCCGCGCTACGAGGTGGCGCAGAAAGAGAAGATGCTGCCGGTCATGGCCGAGCGGCTGCTTTCGCTGGCGTTGGCGGCGCGGCATTCGCGCATGGGCCTGAACATCGACGCCGAAGAAGCCGACCGCCTCGATCTGTCGCTCGACGTGATCGAACGCGTGCTGGCCGAGCCGGAACTCGCCGGCTGGGATGGCTTCGGCGTCGTCGTCCAGGCTTACGGGCCGCGCGCGGCATTCGTCATCGACTGGCTCCATGCGCTGGCGAAAAAGCATGACCGCAAGATCATGGTGCGGCTGGTCAAGGGCGCCTATTGGGACACCGAGATCAAGCGCGCGCAGACGCTTGGCCTTGCCGGCTATCCCGTCTTCACACGCAAGGCCAACACCGACGTTTCCTATCTCGCCTGTGCGAGGAAGCTGCTGTCGATGACCGACCGCATCTATCCGCAATTCGCTACCCATAATGCGCACACGGTCGCCGCCATTCTTTCGATGGCAAAGGATCGCGATTCCTTCGAATTCCAGCGCCTGCACGGCATGGGCGAGGCGCTGCACGAGACGGTGCGACAGGCCGAAAGGACCCGCTGCCGTATCTACGCGCCAGTCGGCGCGCATTCGGACCTGCTCGCCTATCTGGTGCGGCGGCTGTTGGAAAACGGCGCCAACTCGTCTTTCGTGCATCAACTGACCGATGAGGAGGTCGAGCCGGAGGAGATCGCCCGCGATCCGCTGGAGACGGTGGAAAGCCAGGGCGCGGCCGCGAATCCCGCGATCGCCCGACCGGCCGCAATCTTCGGCGGTGGACGACGCAATTCCAAGGGATACGATATCACCGATATCGTCACGCTCGCCGCGATCGAGAAGGCCAGAGCCGAGTTTGCCGGACCGGATCGCTGGCATGCCAAGCCGGTTACACGCGCTGCAGGCTATGGCGAGCAGCGGAAGATCATCAATCCGGCCAAGCCGGACGAGATCGTCGGCACGGTGCACGAGGCAGCAGCCAAGCAGGTGACGACCGCCGTGCGCATCGCGGTCGAAGCGCAGCCGGCCTGGGCAAAGCGTCCGGTCGCCGAGCGCGCCGCGATTCTCAACCGCGCCGCCGACCTTTACGAGGCCAATGCCGCCGAGTTCTTCGCGCTCGCCACCCGCGAGGCCGGCAAGTCGCTCGCCGACGGCGTCGCCGAGGTGCGCGAGGCGGTCGACTTCCTGCGCTATTACGCGGCCGAGGCGGCCGGTGCCGAGGCGGGTACCGAGGCGCGCGGGGCAATCGTCTGCATCTCGCCGTGGAATTTCCCGCTGGCGATCTTCACCGGCCAGATCGCGGCTGCGCTCGTGACCGGCAACTCGGTGATTGCCAAGCCCGCCGAGCAGACGCCGCTGATCGCCTTCCGCGCCGTGGAGATGCTGCGCCAGGCCGGCGTGCCGGAGGATGTCATCCAACTGCTGCCGGGCGATGGCCCGACGGTCGGCGCGCCGCTCACCGCTGACCCGCGCATTGCCGGCGTGTGCTTCACCGGCTCGACCGAGGTCGCCAAGCTGATCGAGAAGCAACTGGCCGACACCGCCGCGCACGACGCCATGCTGATCGCCGAGACCGGTGGTTTGAACGCCATGATCGTCGATTCCACCGCACTGCCCGAGCAGGCGGTGCGCGACATCCTGGCGTCGTCCTTCCAGAGCGCCGGCCAGCGTTGCTCGGCGTTGCGCATCCTCTATGTCCAGAAGGACGTCGAGAAGAAGATGCTGGAAATGCTGAAGGGCGCGATGGAGGCGCTGAATGTCGGCGATCCCTGGCTGATCTCGACCGATGTCGGTCCAGTCATCGACGAGGAGGCGCAAGGCTCGATCCGCGACTATTGCATCAAGAAGGGGCTGGAAGGCCGCCTCGTCGCCAAGCTGGAAGCGCCGAAGAGCGGCCGCTTCGTCGCGCCGCATGTTTTGCGGGTCAAAGGCATCGAGGAGATGGAGCGCGAGGTGTTCGGCCCGGTGCTGCACGTCGCCACATTCGATGCCGACGAGATCGATGCGGTCATTGCCGCCATCAACCGCAAGGGCTACGGCCTGACCTTCGGCCTGCACACCCGCATTGAAGGCCGTGTCCAGCACTTCGTCGACGGCATCCATGCCGGCAACATCTATGTCAACCGCAACCAGATCGGCGCCGTCGTCGGGTCGCAGCCGTTCGGCGGCGAGGGGCTGTCGGGCACCGGGCCGAAGGCCGGCGGCCCGCACTATCTGCGGCGCTTCCGCAAAGGACCGGAGGCCGGCACCGAGCTTGGCGAAGGCCACAAGGTCACTGCCACCGAGCTCGCCGACAATCTGCCGGATCCGACGCTGGGCGGCTGGTCGGCGCGGCCCGACCGCGTTGCGATCCTGCGGAAGCATTTACGTGGCAAGGGCGCCGCGGCCATCGCCGCTGCCGCCAGCCTCGATTTCGGCCAGGTCGATCTGCCGGGTCCAACCGGTGAGGCCAACACGCTGTCGCTGTCGCCGCGCGGCCGGGTGCTCTGCCTCGGTCCGGATGCCGACACCTTGCTTGCGCAAACAATCCAGGCCTTAGCCGCCGGCAATGCGGTGCTGGCGGTTGCCCCAGGCGCACCGGCGGCACTGTCGGCGCTGACCGGCAAGGGCCTGCCGCTCGCCGCGATCGACGGCCGTCCCGATCCGGTCGAGGCGCGATCGCTGAAGGTCGATGTCGTGGCCTTCTCCGGCACGCCGGAAACATCGCGCGTCGTGCGCAAGGTCATTGCCGAGCGCGCCGGCCCGATCGTGCCGGTGGTCACGGAGGTGCTCAACCCGGCCGCCTATGCGCATGAGCGCGCGGTCTGCGTCGATACGACGGCGGCTGGCGGCAATGCCAGCCTGCTTGCGGCCGCATAG